The nucleotide window GCGAGCGTTGCACCATGTCGTCGGTCAGATCGTAATTGTGCCAGTCCGAGGCGTCGAAGATACGTTTCGAGTGGGGATCCTGTTCAGCATAGGGAATCAACCCCACTTCCGGCATCAGATGCGCGCAGTCCTCATACAGATCCCAGTATTTCTTGCGGGCGACATAGGGGTCATGCGGATGGGTGAAGCTGACCGTCAGCATCCAGGGCCGCGCATCCAGCCCGCGCGACAGGTCATAGATCTTCGCCCTGGCCTGATGGGCCACGTCGTCATCATATTCCAGCTGGTTGGTGATCTCGGCCACCCCGGCGCCGGTGACGGATCCCATGTTGTGATACCACCAGTCGATCCGCTCGCCGGGCTTGCGGTAATCCGGGGTCCAGCCGAAATCGGCGGGGTAGATATCGGTGGTCAGCCGTTCCTCGAACCCGTGCAGCTGGTCGGGGCCGACGAAATGCATCTTGCCCGACAGCGTGGTCAGATAGCCCGCGCGGCGCAGGTGATGGGCAAAGGTGGGAATGTCGGACCGGAACTCGGCCGCATTGTCATAGACCCCGGTACGGGACGGCAACTGCCCCGACATGAACGCGGCCCGCGCCGGGGCACAAAGCGGCGAAGCGGTGTAGGCATTGGCGAATCGCACCGAGCGCGCCGCCAGCGTCTTCAGGTTCGGAGCGTGCAGCCAGTCGGCCGGGCCATCGGGAAAGAAGGTCCCGGCCAGTTGATCGACCATCACCACCAGGATGTTCGGACGGGTCATTTGCGGGTTCCTTGTGCAAGTTCTGCCTCGAAGCAGCCCATCACCAGCTGCGCCGCGGCCCGCCGGTCGGGCGCTTTCTGGCGCAGCGCCTGGCGCAGGTAGACGCCGTCGATCAGCGCCCCCAGCCCCTCGGCCACAGCGCCTGCCCGCGCGCCGACCAGCGGGCGCAGATCGTGGGTCAGGTTGGAATGCAGGCGGCGGCGGTAGATTTCCAGCAGCCGCCGCGCCTCGGGCATGGTCTGGGCCAGAACGTAGAAATTCAGCCATGCCGCAATGACTTCGCGGCGGAAGTTCGTGCTGGAGAACGACACCCGGACGATGGCCTCGATCCGCGCCCGCGGCTCATGCGCCGTTGCCAGCGCCCCCCGCACCTCGGCGCCATAGATCGCCAGCACATGCCGCATCGCCGCCAGGAAGATCGCCTCCTTGGACCCGAAATAATGGTGGGCCAGCGCCGAGGAGACCCCGGCCCGCTTGGCGATCTGCGCCACGGTCACCTCCAGGGTTCCCGCCAGCCCGATCTCCTGTATGGTCGCCTGGACGATCTCTGCCCGCCGAAGAGGCTCTGCTGCGATGCGCGCCATGACTATCCCGGAAATTTGTTGCAATCCGATCCTAGGGGTGGATTAATTGACTCGTCAATCAAGAAACCGGGGCACACCCGAACCGAAGTCCATGACGCACAGGGAGCGCCAGATGAAGAAGACCCTTACCTCCGCCCTCGCCATTTCGGCCCTTGCCCTTGCTGCCGCCGGCCCGGCCGCGGCGGCGGGCTGCGATACCGTCACCTTCTCGGATGTCGGCTGGACCGACATCACCGTCACCACCTCGGCTGCCAAACAGGTGCTGACCGGCCTTGGTTACGGGGTCGATGTGAAGGTTCTGTCAGTCCCGGTCACCTTCGCCTCGCTGGAAGCGGGCGATATCGACGTGTTCCTGGGCAACTGGATGCCGGCGCAGGAAGGCGCGATCAAACCCTATCTCGACTCGGGCGCCATCGAAGTGGTGGGCACCAACCTCGAAGGCACCCAGTACACGCTCGCCGTGCCGACCTACCTGGCCGAGAAGGGCCTGAAGACCTATGCCGACGTTGCCAAGTTCAAGGACGAATTGGGCGGCAAGATCTACGGGATCGAGCCGGGCAACGAGGGCAACACCTACCTCATCAGCCTGACCGAGGCCGGCGGCCCGTTCGAGGGCTTCGATGTCGTCGAAAGCTCGGAACAGGGGATGCTGGCGCAGGTCGCGCGCTATTATCCCTCGCAGAAGGGCGTGGTGTTCCTGGGCTGGGCCCCGCACCCGATGAATGCCAATTTCGACCTGACCTACCTGACCGGCGGCGAGGATTTCTTCGGCGGCGCTGGCATCGTGCAGACCGTAGCGCGCAAGGGCTATGTCGCGGAATGCCCGGCCATCGGCGCGCTGCTCAAGAACATGACCTTCTCGCTGGAGATGGAAAACGAGATCATGGGCGAGATCCTCGACGGCGGGGCCGAGCCTGACGCGGCCGTCGCCGCGTGGATCAAGGCCAATCCGTCGGTTCTGGATGGCTGGCTGGCCGGCATCAGCGCCAAGGACGGCAGCGAGGGCCTTGCCGCCGTCAAGGCCGCGATGGGCCTCTGAGGGCAGCCAACGGGGCGGGGCGGGCCGAATTTGCGGCCGCGCCGCCCCTTCGCGCATGACAACCCAAGATATGCCGCAAGCCGCCCGTTTTCCGGGCCTGCGGCCCCGGTTCCCAACCTGCACGCAAGGGAGATGCGCGCCCGATGGACTGGCTGACCCAGAAAATCCCCGTAGGCCCCTGGGCCAAGAGCGCCTTTGACTGGCTGAACGCCCACGGCGGCCCGCTGTTCGACCTGATCGCCTCGGTGCTGGAAACGGTGATCGACGGTATGTTGTTCGTGCTGCAAGGCACCCCGCCGCTGGTGCTGATCGCGCTGTTCGTGGCGTTGACATGGGCGTTGCAGCGCAACTGGAAGACCTGCCTGCTGGTCGGGCTCGGGTTCCTGTTCATCCTCAACCAGGGCTACTGGAACGAGACGATGCAGAGCCTGACGCTGATCCTGTTCTCGTGCTTCGTGTGCATGACCGTCGGCGTGCCCATCGGCATTGCCGCCGCGCACCGCCCGCGGCTGTACCAGAGCATGTCGCCGGTGCTGGACCTGATGCAGACCCTGCCGACCTTCGTGTACCTGATCCCGGCCATCGTGTTCTTCGGCCTTGGCATGGTGCCGGGGCTGATCGCCACCGTGGTCTTCGTGCTGCCCGCGCCGATCCGGCTGACGCATCTGGGCATCTCTTCGACCCCGCCGGCGCTGATGGAGGCGGCCACCGCCTTCGGCGCCACCCCCGGCCAGCGGCTGTGGAAGGTGGAACTGCCCTGGGCGCTGCCGCAGATCATGGCGGGGCTCACCCAGGCGATCATGCTGTCGCTGTCTATGGTGGTGATCGCGGCAATGGTCGGGGCCAACGGGCTTGGCGTGCCGGTGGTGCGGGCGCTCAACTCGGTCAACACCTCGCTGGGGTTTGAATCGGGGTTCATCATCGTGGTGGTGGCGATCATCCTGGACCGGATGCTGAAGATGGAGCGCAAGTCATGAGCGTTGCGGTGGAATTCAACAATGTTTCCATCGTGTTCGGGGACAAACCTCATGTAGCCCTGCCGCTGATGGACGCCGGCAAGACCCGGTCCGAGGTGCAGCGCGCCAGCGGCCAGGTGCTGGGGGTGCACAACTGCTCGCTGACCGTCGACGAGGGAGAGATCCTGGTGCTGATGGGCCTGTCCGGCTCTGGCAAGTCGACCCTGCTGCGCGCGGTGAACGGGCTGAACCCGGTCTGCCGCGGCCATGTCATCATCCATGACGGCGACTGGAACTGCGATGTGGTGACGGCGCCCCCGGCCGATCTGCTGCGGGTGCGGCGCGAATGCGTGGCGATGGTGTTCCAGCAATTCGGCCTGCTGCCCTGGCGCAGCG belongs to Frigidibacter mobilis and includes:
- the choW gene encoding choline ABC transporter permease subunit, which translates into the protein MDWLTQKIPVGPWAKSAFDWLNAHGGPLFDLIASVLETVIDGMLFVLQGTPPLVLIALFVALTWALQRNWKTCLLVGLGFLFILNQGYWNETMQSLTLILFSCFVCMTVGVPIGIAAAHRPRLYQSMSPVLDLMQTLPTFVYLIPAIVFFGLGMVPGLIATVVFVLPAPIRLTHLGISSTPPALMEAATAFGATPGQRLWKVELPWALPQIMAGLTQAIMLSLSMVVIAAMVGANGLGVPVVRALNSVNTSLGFESGFIIVVVAIILDRMLKMERKS
- the betI gene encoding choline-responsive transcriptional repressor BetI, with product MARIAAEPLRRAEIVQATIQEIGLAGTLEVTVAQIAKRAGVSSALAHHYFGSKEAIFLAAMRHVLAIYGAEVRGALATAHEPRARIEAIVRVSFSSTNFRREVIAAWLNFYVLAQTMPEARRLLEIYRRRLHSNLTHDLRPLVGARAGAVAEGLGALIDGVYLRQALRQKAPDRRAAAQLVMGCFEAELAQGTRK
- the choX gene encoding choline ABC transporter substrate-binding protein; its protein translation is MKKTLTSALAISALALAAAGPAAAAGCDTVTFSDVGWTDITVTTSAAKQVLTGLGYGVDVKVLSVPVTFASLEAGDIDVFLGNWMPAQEGAIKPYLDSGAIEVVGTNLEGTQYTLAVPTYLAEKGLKTYADVAKFKDELGGKIYGIEPGNEGNTYLISLTEAGGPFEGFDVVESSEQGMLAQVARYYPSQKGVVFLGWAPHPMNANFDLTYLTGGEDFFGGAGIVQTVARKGYVAECPAIGALLKNMTFSLEMENEIMGEILDGGAEPDAAVAAWIKANPSVLDGWLAGISAKDGSEGLAAVKAAMGL
- the betC gene encoding choline-sulfatase; this encodes MTRPNILVVMVDQLAGTFFPDGPADWLHAPNLKTLAARSVRFANAYTASPLCAPARAAFMSGQLPSRTGVYDNAAEFRSDIPTFAHHLRRAGYLTTLSGKMHFVGPDQLHGFEERLTTDIYPADFGWTPDYRKPGERIDWWYHNMGSVTGAGVAEITNQLEYDDDVAHQARAKIYDLSRGLDARPWMLTVSFTHPHDPYVARKKYWDLYEDCAHLMPEVGLIPYAEQDPHSKRIFDASDWHNYDLTDDMVQRSRRAYFANISYCDDKIGEILQALEDTRQEAIVVFVSDHGDMLGERGLWFKMNFFDGSSRVPLMISAPGMDPGLVMDPVSTLDVTPTLCDLAGISMDEVMPWTDGQSLLPLAGGTPRAEAVAMEYAAEASNAPLVSLRKGRWKLNLCKLDPDQLFDLEADPHELRNLAADPAHAATLAELKFEAATRWDLERFDADVRASQARRWVVYEALRQGGYYPWDYQPLKKASEQYMRNHMDLNILEESKRFPRGE